TTGCTTGAAACAGGCGAGCAGTCTGGCCCTGGCGGTCTGTTAGTCTCAACCGGGCACAGAGTGTTTAATGGATCCCTCCTTCTGTTTGTACTGGCCAGGAGTGCACAGTAAAAGAGTGGGAGTACTGCGCTATAATAGTTTGCCTACCCCTCTCTTTTATTTTGTCACTCTTTAAACACAGGTACGAAAGGAAAGGTTACAGTAATAAGAGGAAAGCACGATTTTAAAAGTCTTGTAAATAGAGAAAGAGATGGTGAAAGACGGTGGTTGGGCAtaaaaaagctaaacaaaagcaaaacagctttgtttttgatttttctttcccCCCACCTCACCCTCACTGCTGTTTCCACTCCTGCTGCTGtgactgtgtctgtgtctccaCTGTAACAAATAAAGAAGTACAAATAAAATCCACTATCTTTCGTACCACACTGTGTCTCTTGGTTTAAGTGGGAGCGCGGGTGAAAGGACTGCGGGGTGACTGTGGAGCACCGACTGACTGTATTATGCATATGGTGAAGCATTATCAGTGGGAACTTTATCCATCATCCCATTTCTCAATATAAATCTATGATCCCAAATCAGGGGTGGGTGCCACACTTTCAGGGTAAAGGTAAAAACCAACATAGTAAGCAGAAGAACTGTAGTCTACCTTTGAATCTACTTCAATCCTTGATTCCAATAAATGTGACACCCTGTGAGTAGTAAAACCAAAAGTTGTTGGATAAAATAGCGACAAAATCAGATTTTCAAATGATTTAAACTCAcatattaaatttaaaatattatacagaaagttCCAGAATTTTGAATCGTTTTTCTTGAGACAGAATTGCAAAGAATTTGGGAATTTTgaacccccacccccaaccaGATCAAAAAGAACAAGATTTAGACGCCGGATCGGTTGGGGTCCAGGTTATTAACAACCACCTCTGGTGCTGTTGGCCAGTGGGGTGCCAGTGGAAATGGAGCCACTGATGGCCAAAGACAAAGGAAGACAACAGAGTGAAGGTGTTAGGAGGCAGCAGGGGGAGAAGGAGAGGCAGGAGTGTGGAGATGGTGAGTAGGAATtaggagaaagggagagagctgGCTGATATGATAGAGAGAATAAAGGCAGACATATTGTGTGTCATATATTGGATAAAGGATAGTGAATATGACGCTGCCAGCCAGGAGGAAAAAAGGGAGATCTATTGAGAAGGTTCCAATAAAAAGACATACAGAGGGTTGGGGTGTCTTAAGAGGATGCTAGCTTTAGGGTGAGATGGCGGCAGATGATCCATGGAGACACCTAAAGGGAAAAATGATGGTAGAAGAAGACTATCTACAgttcccaaaaggttgattctgttcatctgaacgcAGCGTcgtcagtgggagaaacgtttcgtaactcatccaagtgacttcttccgTCAGTTGCAGtctcagctgagactgaagaagtcacttggatgagttacgaaacgtttctcccactgacgACGCTacgttcagatgaacagaatcaaccttttgggattcaCTAATCTGGTTGATTGAGCATGCATGAAGACACCATCTACAGTTATTTATATTATCAGAAGATTCAAAATGTTTGGAGATaagaccaaaaaacaaaacaaaatgctgtGGCAAGCAGCAGACGTGATTTCCTAGTGAAAACCATGGCAATCGgttgtgaaaaagaaaatctgctgTCACTGTCAGTGAGCACAGTTTGACACTGCActgcaaaataaaactcaatcatgaaaaaaaagaaatggaagtATTTAAACATTGTTGAGAAATGGCATTATCTTCTCAGCCATGAGCTCTTTACGACAGAGTCAGTGAAAAGTGGAAAAAGTGGATCTCACCAAACTGGTTTGTTATTGGCGCACATCTGGATCAGTGCACGTGCAACAGACAAGCTATATATCTGTGAAGGGACCATTAAAGCTGAATGATACATATGTTTTGGAAAGCTATATAAAACCATTAAGATGATTTCTTTTTACTGTCAGCAAAACACTCTGCAATGATTCCAACAACACACCTCTGAAGGGAAAGAGTCTGGATGCTAAACTGGCCTGCCTGCAGTGTAATACCTCATTTAGactgaaaaatgtaattccCATTTTCGTTtccaggaaaggaaaaaaacttttgcaaaaaataaaatctaaatataTTAATGAATTCCTGTCATGAATGAATCCCAGACAAATCTGGTGCAGTTTCTGATAttactattattgttgttatgataataataataataataataataataataataataataataataataataataataataaactattATACATAAACGTTATTTAATCCATCATTGGAGAAATTCATTTGTTACAGCAGCAGTACAAAGGACAGGAAGAAAAAATGAATTAGAGAAattataaaactaaaaattgaaaaacaaatgGTAACAAATGGTTAGTATtatatgcaataaaataaattttattgAGGCATTGCATATTATTATCATAacaattttatatattatactttacattattattatattacattaatattattatttaaaaatcaaaagatCAATGGGTCACGTGACCTGGTGACGTTGCGGACTGAATCAGGATGTAAAGGTTTTTGCGACAAAACTTacctccttcaaaataaaagcaaccaATCTTAAGATAGTAGCCAGAATTTATCAAATAAGCCGTATTACGACGTAGAAATTATGTTTATGAGAAGAATTTTGGTAAGTTATACTAGCTGAGACCTGTATGATATAGGCTACTACAACTTGAGTAAATACGCTTCCGGGAAagttgttttaattttgaaatgTCGACAGGAAACGCTGTTCGAGTTTGAAACTTGGCTGAGCTCAGGGGAGCAGAGGAAGAGTGGGCATTTCCCGGTCCATCAGCGGTACTGTAACACATTTCAGGCCTGGTTTGTCCGCACAAACTGGGGATGGCCCCGTGGTGATGCGCGCTGTAGGCTTCACGCCGCTGTCGTCCGGTCGTGCCTTCGTGAATCCTGACGGGCCCAGAAGAACCGCCATGGCCTCTGTGGTTTCACTCCGCGGCACATCTGTCACACTCCCCGCTGTGGTCACCGTCCTCTTGCTCCTGATGTCGGTGACCACTGTGCAATCCTCTCAAGGCGACAAGGAGCCGGTTTACCGAGACTGTGTGAAGCAGTGTATCCGCGCAAACTGCACCGGAGCTCGGCTAAACGGCTTCCTGTCTGCCCAGCCGCAGTACATGGCGCTGACAGGTGAGTTGCTCTTGTCGGCAGGTAAGTTAAGCTAACTTACCTTGCTAGCAATAGATTTTTCCATCAGTGCTTATCAATATTGTGGCAACTTGTACATGCATATATCTGTATAGCAACATTTGCTAACTGACCCCCATTAATTTGCTGTTTACATTCATTATATTCACTCGTGCATGCAGGTGCTTTGTACTGATGCCTACATGTGTGACTTTTAGTCTTCACatgcctttaaaaagaaaactgtgaCCTTGTTTCATGGCCTTCAACACTAAAAACCAGATTTTCAGGCTGGTCAAGCTCTCCCAACAGCTCTATTGTCACCCCACCCTTCTGCCATTATTATCTTTTCTGTGCTGTGTCTACACAACTAGTTAGCCAAAAGGCAACccctttaaatatttaattaattgttttcttttacctCTATGCTTAAAGTTGTATAAAATATCCAGGGAATGCCTTTTGTAGTTGCTTGTGTATTTAAGTTTATTCACTGCTATACAAGAATTGAAACCGCTTCCATGCTTATTTTATTGACAAAATACACCTCAAGTATGGGctataaataaaccaaacaaaaaacgtGTGAATCTTGTTGTGTTGTCTGGCACGTCTATTTGACTTATagcctatagcacatttaaacaacaggcTCTGACCCAACGTGCTGTAGAGACAGGCACATTTGCATTCCAGGTTTCCAAAACACCTGGTTTCAAATTACATGAAAATCTGAaagatgttttttgttgtgtctgctggaggtttcttcctgttaaaagggagtttttccttcccaatgtcaccaaagtgctcataaggttgattgttggggttttctctgtattattgtagggcgtttaccttgcaatataaagcaccttaatTCAACTGTTGTCGTGACTGGGTGCTACAAGTAAAGTTGAGTTTATTTGAATTGTGTTAACTAATTTTtgtagaaatttaaaaaaaaattacagcgaTTTAATGGTCATTAAACTATGTTCAGAGTTTGCAAATTAATAATGATTCAGATATCGTTATTGGTGTCAACAATGCTGGCCCTGTATTTAGTTGTATCCGATCAATACCAAAATTTGCAGCTCTGACGTGCTTGCACTCTGCTCCTCTCTTTGTTCAGGTTGGACATGCCGTGATGACTGCCGCTATCAGTGCATGTGGACCACAGTCGGCCTTTACCAGGCTGAGGGGTACAGGGTCCCACAGTTCCACGGCAAGGTTTGTTACTACCTACCCAAGGTTGATCAATAAAGGATATGCTGTCCACTTTTATGTATTCTGTGAGATTTCATTGATTTCAGTCAAATCTGAAATTATGGAcgaattatttttttcccctacaGTGGCCGTTTGCACGCTTCTTGTGTTTTGAGGAGCCGGCATCCGCGTTGGCCTCTCTGCTGAATGGCCTGGCTTGCCTTCTCATGCTACTGCGCTATCGGAGCACGGTGCCACGACAGAGCCCCATGTACCACACCATCAACGCCTTCTCCCTGGTGAGTTGATTTCTGTATCCGGATGTGATGGAGAACAttaaaaaagtgtgtgtttgtgtttattgtaCTTCAAAAGGGCAAAAAGTCAGTTATCTTTGTTATGCTTGATCACCTAAAGGACAAAGTTGTCTATATGCTGGCTGTGTCTGTACACTGATTGGATagactgattttattttgtggCTGGAATCCCTGATCTGAGTCTCCCATCACAGTACATCacaaaggtgctctactggattgaAATGTAGTAACTGTGAAGGCCATTTGAGAGGATTTGAACTTTGAGATATGTTGCACTATCTTGCTGGAAGCAGCTATGAGATGATGGTACACTGTAgccataaagggatggacatggacatgtttatgccaaattgtgaccctaccatctgaatgttgaAGCAGAAGTGGAGACTCATCAGAAAGGACAAAAGTTTTCAATCTTATATTAAATCTTCTTCTATAAAtcgtagcctcagtttcctgttttcagctgacaggagtggcagcCGGTGTGGTCTTGTGCtactgtagcccatctgcttgaCCCGTTATTTATTAACTGCCCAGCGTTATACCTCAAGAAATAGTTACTAACTTAATAGAAAGCGCTTCTAGATTACCTGGCCAATAGGTTGCGTTTAATAggctgtgttttttaaaatgataaacaAAAAATGCATTCTATCAAAAACTTCTATGTCTGATGCAGAAATTATCCAAACAATGAGTTATTCagactttaatatttaaatcttTGTGGGGTGTTTTCAGGTATCTCTCAATGCCTGGTTCTGGTCCACAGTGTTTCACACGCGGGACACCTATCTCACTGAGGTAAGGGCTTTTAAACCTCTAGTAACTTATtaccttaaaaagaaaagaaaaaagagttgATTTGTGTGTGTCCTACTGGGGATCTCCCACCTTTGAATCCCGTTTTGTTCCATTTACTTGTGTTCAGTCAGCTTGTTTTCTGCCAGAAACACTGTTTAAACagtgttttacagttttacatgcagtcacatgatctagttttaataataataaataaaagctttacTTTAATGTACACCGAGAGAGGAAAACTGCTAATGTACATTTCCACTTGCCAGACCACCTGTTGAGATGAGCATTCTGCTCTTTGATTGGTTAATGAGCTTAGCAAATGAGCAACATCCTAATGCCATTACTGATCAACCTTCGAGCTGTGCGCGGTGTAGTTTCTGTAAACAAGCACTGGTTGATCTTAAGTTAagattttgtatgtttttcttaTAGAAAATGGACTATTTCTGTGCAACAGCAGTCATTCTTTACTCAATCTACCTGTGCTGCGTCAGGTAAGCAAACCTTCCACACCCAACTAGCATCCGAAACCACATTCTAGATGGTAATCATTAATCCTGGTTCAAATATCTTCTAGGATAAAGTTGGATTAAAAACGAGAGAGAATATTTGTCAAGTGTGGTCGTTATAACTCTTTGTCTTACTTCTCTGAATATGCTCACGTTACTTGCCttccttcctctctttgccagaACGTTGGGCCTAAAGCGACCCGGTGTGTCCAGCATGGTTGGAGTCCTGCTCATTTTGGTCTTTACCTCACACGTGTCCTACTTGACCTTTGTCAGTTTTGACTACGGCTACAACATGGCTGCAAACGCCACAATCGGTAGAGTCCATTTCCACAAGTAACCTATAAGCCTGTATATGGTTGATATGTGAGGAATTCATTCCTTGCTGTCCTTCAGGCATCAGCTCTTTCAGATATCTGTGATTTAATGCTCTCTGCTCATCTTTTTTGGGCTTTAAAGGCATGGTAAACCTCTTGTGGTGGCTCTGTTGGTGCTGGCAGAACCGGCGGACCCTGCCGTACTGGTGGAAGTGTGGCCTGGTGGTGTTGCTGCTCCACGGTCTGGCCCTGCTGGAGCTTCTGGACTTTCCCCCACTGCTTTGGGTCTTAGACGCCCACGCTGTTTGGCACCTCAGCACCATCCCAGTGCATTTCCTTTTCTACAGGTTTGTAAAAAATATGCGAGAGATGGAATTGCAGAGAAAATAAGTGTTTTGGCACTAATACTGAGAGAAATGTTAGGGGACTGAGATGCAACTACCTTATGGTGAATAATCGATACTTTGTTCTTCCTCCAGTTTCCTCATAGACGACAGCCTCTACTTACTAAACACAGAGAAGTTGGGTGTAAAAGTCGAGTAGGAGGAGCTCTTCGCCTCTTCACCTTGCCTACACCTTCGCACCTTTCCAGTCAGGGCAGCGGGACACCCGAACACTGAAGTAGCTCAGCCTCCCAGATGACATGCATGATATCTCCACAACGTTCATCAACGCAgactttgtttacatttttttattttcttgtatttatttggggtaaattctcatttaaaaaaaacaaaacaaaaaaaaccaaccacaCAATGTGACGCTCACTCCACTTTGCCTTGTAATGATGATGCGTGCTACCTTTCTTTCACCGTCATTCGTAAGCGCACGACAGGATGAaggaaaaaagtatttatttcGACCCAGAGCAGACCCAACTCTTCACTCAAAACGCTCCTCGGGTTTTTGCGTAGTTGTGCGAGTTCCCAATCCCATAATTTTGACACTCACCAGCGTCTTTGGACATCCAAACAGCAGTTCGATGCGCTGACAATAGATGGCACCCTATCATTGGTCGGGCCTCTCGGCGTGGCGGAGCAACATGTGTTGGGTTCCGTGTGTGCCAAAAGTGGACTGGCAGACACAAGCGAGGTGCCCCCCCGGTGAAGGGGGGCCGGCAGCTGATTGTTCCAGAGTGAGAGAagcgggggagggggggggatgTTGGAGGCCATTCTAGCTGACTGTGTCTTTCTCCCTCCCCCCTCACACCTTTATTTTTGTGCCTCTCTTGTTTCCactgtgcttttgtttgttgcCGTGTCCTTCATTGTCACTcagacttttatttttgttttaatcacCTGCCTTTacgtcttttttaaaaattctgatGTTGACCAATTTGTGCTTCAGTTTATTGGCAGTTTTGCTCACTTTGGTtgcttgatttttctttttttcttttacattttggtgattttttatttttttattttaagtatcgtaagtgtttttagttttattcaCCTGGATTGCCTTTTAGTGTGAGGAATGATTGAGTTAGGAAAAATGAGCAATGCAACAGGAAGCtgtatgtttttgctttttctgttttttgttctcATTTTTTCCAGCATAAAGTGTCTTATTTAGGGCTTAGTTaatgtgcgagtgtgtgtgagtgaatgagttGTTGTACACCCATTAATTTTGACTTGGTTGCATTTCTTTCTGCAGTATTTTAAACCTCCTCCATCCACAAATCGGCCTTACACACTGCGTTATAACTTGGGTATCACTGAGCATGTTAAGCTTCGAATTCATTCCATGTACATCTTCGTCCTTCAGAGCGTCCCTTCCATGCGTGCACTTTACACGGGGGTGTGCGTGCACTTactgtgcttgtgtgtgaaACTGCGCCCATGCCTTTGTACTGCTGTGTGAGAATGTGAACAATGACCAGTATGTGTGTACATGTTGCCTTGACAGGACATtgtattgtggtttttttttttttgttattgttgttgtcgTTTTTTAGCATCATAAACTGGATCACAGAGTGTGAGCGAG
Above is a genomic segment from Maylandia zebra isolate NMK-2024a linkage group LG8, Mzebra_GT3a, whole genome shotgun sequence containing:
- the pgap3 gene encoding GPI-specific phospholipase A2-like PGAP3 → MRAVGFTPLSSGRAFVNPDGPRRTAMASVVSLRGTSVTLPAVVTVLLLLMSVTTVQSSQGDKEPVYRDCVKQCIRANCTGARLNGFLSAQPQYMALTGWTCRDDCRYQCMWTTVGLYQAEGYRVPQFHGKWPFARFLCFEEPASALASLLNGLACLLMLLRYRSTVPRQSPMYHTINAFSLVSLNAWFWSTVFHTRDTYLTEKMDYFCATAVILYSIYLCCVRTLGLKRPGVSSMVGVLLILVFTSHVSYLTFVSFDYGYNMAANATIGMVNLLWWLCWCWQNRRTLPYWWKCGLVVLLLHGLALLELLDFPPLLWVLDAHAVWHLSTIPVHFLFYSFLIDDSLYLLNTEKLGVKVE